A window of the Lolium perenne isolate Kyuss_39 chromosome 7, Kyuss_2.0, whole genome shotgun sequence genome harbors these coding sequences:
- the LOC127313884 gene encoding receptor-like protein kinase HERK 1 — MPAVGSSGGPAEVNIMMGRRKMQVATLAILCLWSSAGICKAQTAEFKPADSYLVDCGAAKGTTVGGRNFAADGAAPVTVDTSQDILAGTSANGVSSFDNSALYQTARIFTAPSSYTFPIQKQGRHFVRLYFFPFIYQSYDLATAKFTVSTQDVLLLSDFQQPDKTAPLFKEYSLNITHDKLVISFKPSNGIAFINAIEVISVPDDLIADVAQMVNPVQQYSGLSTQSLETVYRVNMGGPKVSPNNDTLSRNWQNDQKYILNPSVTKTVVYGKSINYKNGGATSLTAPDIVYGTATELAASNTSNALFNMTWQFDVDAGFSYLIRFHFCDVVSKALNQLYFNAYVGGFYAQHDLDLSEQSMNQLATAIYVDVVLSSNDASSKLSISIGPSTLNNALPDGILNGLEVMKMGSGSGSAFTVGSSGGHKNLGVIIGGALAVIGLVIIILVLILLCRRKKTDDKQHSKTWMPFSINGLTSLSTGSRTSYGTTLTSGMNGGSYGYRFAFNVLQEATNSFDENWVIGVGGFGKVYKGTLRDDTKVAVKRGNPKSQQGLNEFRTEIELLSRLRHRHLVSLIGYCDERNEMILVYEYMENGTVKSHLYGSENPSLNWKQRLEICIGAARGLHYLHTGSAKAIIHRDVKSANILLDENLLAKVADFGLSKTGPELDQTHVSTAVKGSFGYLDPEYFRRQQLTEKSDVYSFGVVMLEVLCARPVIDPSLPREMVNLAEWGMKWQKRGELHQIIDQKLSGAIRPDSLRKFGETVEKCLADYGVERPSMGDVLWNLEYVLQLQDVDSSTVSDVNSMNRIVDLSSQVQHVGALDSISVTMAEGGASHEPDHDLSDVSMSRVFSQLIKAEGR; from the exons ATGCCCGCCGTGGGCAGCTCCGGCGGACCAGCAGAG GTCAACATCAtgatggggagaaggaagatgcaAGTCGCAACCTTGGCGATTTTATGTTTATGGTCATCTGCTGGAATCTGCAAAGCGCAGACAGCGGAATTCAAGCCTGCCGACAGCTACCTCGTTGACTGCGGGGCTGCTAAGGGCACGACGGTCGGCGGGAGGAACTTCGCTGCCGATGGGGCAGCTCCGGTGACAGTGGACACCTCGCAAGACATCCTTGCTGGAACATCGGCCAATGGGGTGTCCTCGTTTGACAATTCAGCGCTTTACCAGACTGCCCGCATCTTCACGGCCCCTTCATCCTATACCTTCCCCATCCAGAAGCAGGGGCGGCATTTTGTTCGTCTCTACTTCTTCCCCTTCATCTACCAGAGCTATGACCTCGCCACCGCCAAGTTCACCGTGTCGACCCAAGATGTGCTCCTGCTTAGTGACTTTCAGCAGCCGGACAAGACCGCACCACTGTTCAAGGAATACTCTTTGAACATCACCCATGACAAGCTTGTTATTTCCTTCAAGCCATCAAACGGAATCGCATTCATCAACGCAATTGAAGTGATTTCCGTCCCAGATGATCTCATAGCCGATGTTGCCCAAATGGTCAACCCCGTGCAGCAGTACAGTGGTTTGTCTACACAGTCACTGGAGACGGTGTATCGTGTAAACATGGGTGGTCCGAAGGTCAGTCCGAACAATGATACCCTCTCGAGGAATTGGCAGAATGATCAAAAGTACATACTGAACCCCAGTGTCACCAAAACAGTTGTATATGGTAAGAGTATCAACTACAAGAATGGCggagcaacttcactgactgcaCCAGATATTGTCTACGGTACAGCTACAGAATTGGCAGCTTCAAACACGTCAAACGCACTGTTCAACATGACATGGCAGTTTGATGTGGATGCAGGCTTCagctatttgataagatttcactTCTGTGATGTAGTCAGTAAGGCACTGAACCAGCTCTACTTCAATGCATATGTGGGAGGCTTCTATGCACAGCATGATCTTGATCTCTCAGAGCAGTCGATGAATCAATTGGCTACTGCTATCTATGTTGATGTGGTTCTTTCATCTAATGATGCATCTAGCAAGCTCAGCATCAGCATTGGTCCATCTACCTTGAACAATGCACTCCCTGATGGGATTCTGAATGGCCTTGAGGTTATGAAGATGGGCAGTGGCTCAGGTTCTGCTTTTACTGTTGGATCTTCTGGGGGACACAAAAATTTGGGCGTTATTATTGGCGGAGCCCTTGCGGTTATTGGACTTGTGATAATTATTCTTGTTCTGATACTGCTTTGCCGGAGGAAAAAGACTGATGACAAGCAGCACTCGAAGACTTGGATGCCTTTCTCTATTAATGGGCTGACATCTCTCAGTACAGGAAGTAGAACTTCTTATGGTACTACACTCACATCAGGTATGAATGGAGGAAGCTATGGATATCGCTTCGCCTTCAATGTGCTCCAAGAAGCAACAAACAGTTTTGATGAGAACTGGGTGATTGGAGTTGGAGGTTTTGGAAAAGTCTACAAGGGCACTTTAAGGGATGACACAAAGGTTGCAGTGAAGCGAGGAAACCCCAAGTCTCAACAAGGTCTCAATGAGTTCAGGACAGAGATTGAACTCCTTTCCCGTTTGCGTCACCGGCATTTGGTGTCTCTAATTGGGTACTGTGACGAAAGGAATGAGATGATCTTGGTCTACGAGTATATGGAGAACGGGACCGTCAAGAGCCACCTGTATGGTTCAGAAAACCCATCGCTGAACTGGAAGCAGCGTTTGGAGATCTGCATCGGAGCGGCAAGGGGGTTGCATTATCTTCATACTGGTTCTGCAAAGGCCATTATCCACCGTGATGTTAAGTCTGCAAACATCTTGCTTGATGAGAATCTCCTTGCGAAGGTCGCGGACTTTGGGCTTTCAAAGACTGGGCCTGAGCTGGATCAAACTCATGTCAGCACTGCAGTGAAGGGTAGCTTTGGGTATCTCGATCCAGAATATTTTCGAAGGCAGCAGCTGACTGAGAAGTCAGATGTGTATTCCTTCGGCGTTGTCATGCTGGAGGTGCTTTGCGCAAGGCCGGTGATTGACCCTTCGCTGCCGAGGGAAATGGTGAATTTGGCAGAGTGGGGAATGAAGTGGCAGAAGAGAGGAGAGCTGCATCAGATCATCGACCAGAAGCTCTCTGGTGCGATCAGGCCAGATTCTCTAAGGAAGTTTGGTGAAACAGTCGAGAAGTGCCTGGCTGACTACGGTGTGGAGCGACCATCGATGGGAGACGTCCTCTGGAACTTGGAGTATGTCCTGCAGCTCCAGGATGTAGATTCTTCAACCGTGTCAGATGTAAACAGCATGAACCGGATCGTTGACCTCTCGTCGCAAGTTCAGCATGTGGGCGCACTTGATAGCATCAGTGTGACGATGGCGGAAGGCGGAGCTTCGCATGAGCCCGATCACGACCTCTCGGATGTGTCGATGAGCAGGGTTTTCTCTCAGCTAATCAAAGCTGAGGGAAGGTAA